AAGCCTAAAAAGATAAACCATAAGTAgaaattatcacaaaaatcaGTGAAAAAGCTGATGATCTTCATAGATCCCGAGAGCAATAATTTGAAATCGGCATCTATAAAAGCTAACCTgccaaaaaagaaatgtatcCTATGTCACTGGGTAGCCCCCATTATGCGTTCAACTTCCCTATAACGAAAGGGACATACGATTTGTCCCGATTGGTTGAGTGAATGTGAGCAATGATTAGGGAGGCAGAGACGAGACAACTGGCACTTGTATTATTGTCGACGATGGCTATTGTCTCATTGCATTTGCATGACAGCCACGTTGTAGACCAATGTTAGACATTCTTCCTCCTACTGCCACTTGCCTACTATGTTATCTTAAAATATCCTAAACTCTCTTTGATGCTGAATATTGCAACAAactgtattaaataatttaaggtTGCCCACATGCAAGATCCAATTCCAGGGACAGGTTCTGTCAGTATAAATACAATTGCCCAATTCTCCTGTTTTCATCTCACAACACATTCATCAATCAGCTTTCTATCttagaaagaaattatatcaCTCAGCGAAAAAATGGCAACCCTACAAATCCATTCCAGGTCCATTAGCCTGCCTGCTAGATTAGATCCCGTCGTCAACCCCACGAGCTTTGATCAGGTTGATCTGCAAAAGTGGCAGATTCCGAAAACGGCAGTTCCCGTGACTTCACAAGGCATTCAGTCTGGTCTTCTGGGGCTTGCGGAACTGTACAATTCTGTTCAAGAACTCGCGCAGCCCCGTCGAGATGTAAAGTCGATTGAAGAATCGCTGTCGGGCTCGGTGGAGTTGCTGGATTCTTGCACTGCTATTAGAGAACTGTTTCAGATGATCAGAGAGAACGTTCAGGCGCTGCAATCAGCGCTGCGAAGGAAGGGCCTGGATTCCAGCGTGCAGAGTGACATAAGCTCCTACTTCTGCTTCAGGAAGAAGATGAACAAGAGTGTGGCCAAGACCCTGAAAGCACTCAAGAACTTGGAAAGTAGAAACCGCGACAGCGGTAATTTTAATGATGTGTTGAGAGAAGTTGCGGGAGTTACAGTAGCGATTTTCAGGAGTATTCTGCTGTTCTTGTCTACGCCCACGTCGGCCCGGTCCGGCGGGTGGTCTTTGGTTTCCAGGCTGATGGTGGCGAAACCCGCGGCCGAAAACGGTGGTGTGAATGAGGTCGGGAGTGTGGATTTTGCTCTCAGTTCTCTTCAAGGGAAGCTGAGGAGCAATGGGGCTAAGGCTGTCGATGTTCAAAAAGGGCTGCAGAATCTTGAAGCCGTGGTGGAGGGATTTGAGGGAGGATTGGAGAGAGTATTCAGGCAATTAGTTCAAAGTAGAGTTACACTTCTAAACATTCTCACTGATCATTGAGATATATAATAGACATGAAAAATTCATGGTGTTCATATGTCCAAATTTTGTACTATACATTGAGATTAATGTAAAAGATATATGTGATGAATGAATCATCAATACTTGATATATACCATATTTGATTCATTTATACTTCATCTTTTCTTCCTCGTACATGTGTTTTCTTAACTCAACAATTAGCATGTTATATGCTTCTACGGTAATTGGCGATCAATCCTAATGTGTTCAAGAGTGGGGCTTATGAAACGAccatttaattgaaaattttaaactgtTAGAgtgaaaaaatcaagaattatggactccaaataccaaaataattacGATAATTTATGATCGAAATTCacgtaataaatatttcatgttagcataaaaattaaatcaccCAAGAATGGCGATGTCGACTAATCCTTTATTAGGGCTTACGTAATAAGTAATATAAAGtatgaaaatcatattttcatttactttAATTAAGGAACGAAATAGCtataattaatcttaaaaattcaattaaaggAAATGTCATGCAATTTCTATTATTACTttatacccaaaaaaaaaaaattctgattttgaatatttttttccattgaaatttatatcaaCACACAagcttaattatatatataaataatcgtaaaattataattaaagtagTGGAATTTAGTATGATCTCCAACATAGCATGTGCCAATTTAATCATGTGAGGAAGAATTAATAATGGGAAAATTGAATCACACTTAATGCCATCACAAGTCAAGGAGTGTATAATGATCAAAGAAAATACAATGCATGTATGCGACCGTATATACGGATTATAGAGGAAGAACATTGTGATTATGTACGTGTACGGTCACATGCAATGCAATAGCAAGAACCAGCAACACCGGCGAGTATATAGCCCTTTGATTAGTCCCATAATGCTGGGGGAAGACAACCAATGGACATGATTAATCTCTCTTATTGAAAGAAGCGCATCATTGATTAATGTATttcctaatttttcttttcttggccCCGACATTAATGAGCGATTTCAATGATGCAAAATTATGTAGAGCTGAGTCAACAGTGATGCACGGACTTGTCCGGCTTCTAATAATATCATGTTGATTAAATGTCACGTCACCAAAATTGatcgaaaaattaaatattctcaAGTTTAGAAAAGTTACATATGAACACGAACTAAATTTCAGCAAATttggtgtttttgtttttttaattttatagtcCTTCactataaatttgaaataaaaaagaacccataatttattctttccatagaaaagaaaatcaaatagtAATGTGcatacattaaaaaatgttcggactaaaaaaaaaaattctttttacatACTCACACATCTAATTTCGAATGAAATCTTCCATTAAAGAGAGATTCGTATCGAAACTAACTTTTAATCCGAACTATTGAGCTGTCCCGATGAAGACTTTCGGGCATTCTTTTGcttatgttaatttttgtcaaattacagacacttttgttttttagtcTTTGGGTCCAAAGTTTAAGAGATGAGTTGGTTACGTCTTTAGACAAATTTGGGCCATGAGGCTAAAAGCTCTTCTTATGTTCTCTCCATATTTTCATACTTTATGTTTGGAGCAATCAATCCAGACCAACATTGAAGATAAATGTGGCTGCATACAAAGTATTTATGTCCGTATCTCATCGTACGGATAGGGATAGGTTGCGATTGGGTTAAGATGACTTATATGGGTCATGGCCGCTGGACCACTGTTTGATGCTACGTGGGTGGCCATACTCCCGGAGACCACCACCACTAACTATGATCATGTCGCATCCACCATTGTATTATGTATACCCCTACTTTCTAAATTATGGTATACCCCTACagttacataatttaatttagaacaGAACACGtgttttgatattaatatatatatatatatataattgtaataaatgatCTAATACTGCGATAATTATtcagttttgaaaattatatacacaATCTCCCCCTTAAATCGACTGGTCCCGAGAAATTTGTAAtgataaatatgatttatcagtataattttctaaaattatgggttttttttcttttctcgtAATATGtctgaatttcaagaaatgttAGTGTAATACGGCTTCAGAAATTCAGAATATTATTTCAACGGGGAATAATCGTCCAGAAGGAGAAACAAAGAACAATGTTTACGGCAAGCGACAAATACAAAAAGGATAAATCTGATGCGTAAAGAACAATCATTTATCCATCCAAATCACACATCTGAGGCTCTTCCCTTCGAGTAGTAAATCAATAGCTTTGTTGATGTCGTCAAGACTAACCTCATGGGTCACAAACTTGTCAAGTTCCAGCTcctgcacacacacaaaatgtTACTCTGTAACAGAGTAAATTATAGTGCACTTGAGGAACTCCTGAATGAACTAACAGAAATCTTTTACCCAAATCAATCGTGTGTAGTAGGTGCGGAACACTTGCCatgtgattggtcatttttcttgaattgtacATTAATCATAAGACAAGTGTATTACTTTTACTATAATTAGTTCAGGTCTGGCCAAACtcaattcaaattagaatttccTCTAAGATATTAATCCAACACAGAGGCAGAAAATCTAGGAAACTATGACCTGGTCGATGTAGCGTTTAATGAGGATTGGTATGTCGGATTTCGGTTTGAGTCCTCCAAACAATGATCCTAATAGAGCTTTTCCGGTGTGAAGGACCTCAAAGGAGCTTAAGGTCAACTGAGCTCCAGGCTTGTCCACCCCAAGAACCACCGTCTTTCCCCATCCCTAGAATACAACGGCATGCAGAGATCAAGAACAACTTACTACAAGAGTTGCTGGTTTGAATAGCCACAAACATAGTTAAATTTTCCGAGTGAAGTTTACAGCATAGGAACAATGAAACATAGTCGAGAGTAGAAACCTTGCGGCAGCAGGCATATGCTTCCTCAACCAAGGATGCCTTTCCAACGCACTCAAAGCAATAGTCTGCTCCTCCACCGGTCATCTCATTAATGATCTGTAAATCCAAGCAGGAACAAGAATTGGTAAAACTTGAACTAAGCATATTAAAGTGGAAGAACTTATCTAGCTCGATGCAGGTCTTCTGGTTATCGACCTCGCTTAAACGTCTTTCACCACAACTCCTCGTGTCAACAAAATCAGTTACTCCAAATCTTTTACCTATGTAGTCGAAAAAGATGAATCAATACATTCATTCATTACATTATGTAGGTTAAAGCAAGCAATCGTTCTGACTACTTGCAGTTAGTCTAATCAATGACCACAGACCTCTTTGTGAATAAAAGGAAGAGAACAAGTACTAATCTGTGTTCCTTTAAGACATCCAATGACCATTCATGCATCATCTGTCATGCACTACAATGACAAGAATTCTGTACTACTTTCTAAATTCTAACGAAGAACAAGAACGAACTGAcctatttcatatttttcaggGTTCACATCAATGCCAATGATTTTCGTAGCGCCACACAATCTTGCCCCCTCTGCAACCTTCATAGAAAATCCAGTTTGCTGTTATAGCATATCGCATccaggaaaacaaaaaaatagcatGAAAGAGTAGGATATGCTCTTACAGCTAATCCTATTGATCCAAGACCAAATATAGCAACTGTAGACCCTGCTTCAACATTTGCAGACCTCCAAGCAGCTCCTACACCTGAACATTATGCATTATATCAGATACGTCCACTTAGTATTTTGGGGAAGTTCATGAAGCATCAAAGAATCGTACATACCTGTTGACACTCCACAACTTAGGAGGCAAGCTCTGCTTGGAGGGATCACGGGGTCAATTTTAGTTACATTAGCCGTATGCACAACCGTGTACTCTGTGAAACTAGAGACAAAGAGGAAATGGTACAAAGTCTCCCCCTTGAGGTCTGTAAACCTGCTCGATCCATCATGCATCCAAGGAGAGACCTTGAATGGGAATGTCGAACAGAGGTTGCTCTTATTGGATGTGCAATCTCTACATTCTGCACAGTCTGGTAAAAATATCGGAACGACCGTATCGCCTTCGACAAACGCGGTGACACCATCGCCGACGCTCTCAACAACACTTTCAGTGTAGGAACATCAAACGGTTAGAATGCGAAATTCTTGGATATTgcttgtacttttttttatgattaaaaagaCAGGAGAAGAGCAACCAGCATACCGCGTAACTAGAACAATCTTTTACCACTATGAGAcacaaaaatcataaagattgctttcTTTGATCTCTACCAAACAAACATCTTATTTCCAAATGGTAAGAACATTATGAGCGGGTTATGTGAATATTACCCGACAGATTCATGGCCCAGAATTCTTGGAAAACATGCCGGCGGATCCTTCAAAAGGGGAAGACAATTTAAAGATATAACAATGACAGAAGGGCATAAACTTCCAAGAAACAGGTAGATTACACACACTCAACTCCAGGGAAAATTATGTCTACATACTTTCAGTTTCAAGAAAGTGATGTCGCTGTGGCAGAGAGAACTGCAAATGATCTTGATACGGACTTCGCCAGCTTTTGGAGGGGCCACGATCACTTCCTCTATCACCAGCGGCTCCCCTGCTTTCCTAGCAATTGCCGCTGCACAGCACCACCACCGTTGACCAACTTtttcacacacaacacacactcacaaacaTACTGTACATATGTATACACATATACACGCACAGAGTATGTTCAGATTTTGGTGTGAATTATTACCTCGGCATCTGATGGGCTTGCCCGAAGTTGTGCTGTTGTCCATTTTCAAGGCGCGAAATGGTTGGGAAGTCTTCCGAGTAGCGGGAGTGATGAGCAGTCTGAAATTGCTAGTTCTTGGACTGAGAAGGATGGTTGGTGAGATGAGAATAGATGATACTCTCTTGCTGAGCTTTGTCGTGAATGCAgtgtttaatttctttttacattattttttttgtggtggtGTTTTCATCATCTATTCACCGCAGGAGCATTAATgtagatttatatttatacatgtgGAGGATAGGATCTGTATTATTGCACGTGTACCAAACTAATAagtacagtaaaacctctataaattattaattttggaactatgaaatattatcagtttagataaattaatattttattaattaaaatagagactttttaaattcaacaaatttagtatatatgcattgaaaataaatgaattcatatatattttattgattatattcatgcatcaaccaattctttgtaactaattaaatatattcatgtataatatcaattcattgtatacaattaaaataatattcatggactcatgtatcaattcattggaattacttaaatatacatgtttcaTTAATTCGtcgcacttaaataactattatagtcaattaaatatattcatgcatgatgaatggaacatatactatataaatctcaatatagaaataaaataatttatgacacCCAAcaatgtcttctcatctaaaaggcatgacaaaattatccatgaatgatcaaatgcgtaaagcattacagatttcatatttaatatttataattataatatttatcaatattaatttagagttttaatgagacctaatatttataaaaggatctccagaaaaattattatcttattatcttatcaaatttgatgattttttacaaagacCTAAGTCGGGAccgaaaaattttattatcttaaaaaatttattaatttataaagtattaatttatagaaattttagTAGNNNNNNNNNNNNNNNNNNNNNNNNNNNNNNNNNNNNNNNNNNNTTGGTCTCGGCGATCGGTGTTTGCCCAGAGGGGAGAGGGGCAGGACAACACCATTCTCCTCTGCGGCTGCAATGTCTAGtaattacaagaaataataaaaatttaaactaaataataaattttattgaaacacatatatttaaactaaatagttattcaaattaattataaactatgattaattaatacttataaatatttaatttgaaaaatgaatttattatatatattggtttttacatttaaattataatttaatatttcaacttaaaagtacaaaatattatttatattttttttagaattttgatatcaaaataatattcaactaatatttttgggCACAAGTCGTTACACATGATTGTACACGTATataaattgttgaaaattcaACAACTCACATGCCATGTAGGCAGTTTTCAAAGTTTCATCGGAATATTCCTTACAAAATCTTAAATCGGactaaattcattaaattataaaatataaaggactaaaaaaaAGTGGACATCGTTaccaaactaaaattaatattaaacatatttgacagactaaaaaaaataatttttctgtttgATTTGGAAATAAACGCCATCATTAAAAGACAATAATAACGTTGAAGACTATTGGTTGTTGTGTCATTTTTGTATCATTCGAATTGCCCAGTTGGTGGGTCTGGGTTCCCCCATTGGCAACCTTTTATTAAGTCTTCATGTCCAAACAAACCTTTTAATAAGTCCTCATGTCCAAACAGATGGGGTAGTTGTGACTTAGgaaataatcttttatattatattttaattgagaatggtaagtgtaattaattaacatgtGATTGGAACTATGAAAGAAGCCAAAGTTATCGCAATCAGGTTAATGTAGCAGTCCCTTGCAATATTTCCCAACTTGTTACGGTCTAATGTTTTTCTTCCTTGATGATTATCTCATATGGTAAATCAGTTCATCCTCCTTCCACCGTTATAAATCAACCTAGAGCACGAAGatggaaaataaaatgcagGATGTTCTTGCGCATTACCTGAGgcgaaagaaaaaaatgtcaattttaaaatacacacaaaaataagaataaaatacgCACCGAAACGgatgcataattttattttcttatagaNNNNNNNNNNGGGAGAGGGAGAGTCATCGGAAAGGAAGAGTGAACAAGCTTCAATACTCAATGGTTTGGGTCGAAGCTGGTTTGAGCTTCTTGAAGGTCAGGTCGAACTCGTGGCCAATCACCCAAAATATGGCCAATCGCCCGAGTTCTTCACGGGTATGGTTTTCCCCCACTGTTTATATCTTGGATTATGGAATGCGTTTgcaattcatcattttcagtGGCTTTAAATGACTCCCTTCATGGGTTTTTTCCGGGGAGGAAAGGCCTAAGGCAAGGAGACCCGATGTCGTCGGCCCTTTTCCTCCTTAGCATGAAACATTTCTCCCGACTGGTCAAGAAGAAAACATCTATTTCGGACTTCAACTTTCACCCCAAATGCGAGAAGTTGAAAAGCACTCATCTCCTCTTTGCCGATGATCTCATGCTTTTCTCCCGTGGCGACATTCCATCTATTCACGTCTTGATGGAATGCTCCAAGAGTTTAAGGACGCATCCGACCTCACAGTTAATACCTCTAAGTTAAGCATATTCACAGCGGGCATTCAAAATGAGGAGCTTGACGGGATTCTCGCTCATACGGAGTTTGCGAGAGGTGAGATGCCGGTCAGATACCTTGACATTCCACTAGCGGCACAGCGGCTTTTGGTCACCAACTACTCACCGCTTGTGGATCAAATTGCCAACTGCATTTCGAAGTGGACGGGCAAATCCTTATCTTATGCAGGCCGACTGGAACTTATCCGCTTAGTTATTCAGGGGGTGGAGTGCTTTTGGCTCTGAGTCTTCCCACTTCCAGCGGCGGTCATCGAGAAAATCCACCGACTATGCAGGAATTTTCTATGGAACTCTAGGAAGGCACCGGTAGCTTGGGAGGAAATCTGTCATCCCAAGGAAGAAGGTGGACTCGGCATTCGACACATACAGTCTTGGAACGTGGCCCTCCTTGCCCGTGTATTATGGAACATTCACCGTAAGGCAGACACGTTGTGTGTGCAGTGGGTCAACGGTGTCTACCTTAGAGGTGCATCAATCTGGGACTGGCAACCGAAGAAGGGGGATTCTCCACTCCTTCAACGGCTTGCCGAAATTCGCAACAGGGTGGTCACTGATTTTGGTTCTCCGGAGGCAGCGATCGAACAGATGACAAGATGGTCTACCCCAAAGGGTCTCCAAACGTCGAAAGCTTATGAGTACTTCAAACCGAAACTTGCGAGGCAGCATTGGAAAGCGGCTATATGGAAGGTTTTTACCCCACCGAAGTACTCATTTATCTTGTCGCTTGGCTTGCGCGGTAGACTAAATACAAGGGACAGACTTGGATTCCTCAAAGAGGAGGATTTATGCTCACTATGTATCAACACTAAGGAATCGGCCAAGCACATTTTCTTTGAGTGCCCGTTCAGCAACTTCGTTTGGTCACGCATCCGACACTAGCTTGGCATTAACCGGTCTATGTCAACCCTTCAAAGTGCGGTCAAGTGgctcaagaaggagaaaacagGTTCCTCCATGCAGAACAAAGCGCGACATCTCGCTTTGGCATGCACGGTCTACACACTTTGGAGGCATCACAACGAAGTTATCTTTGAGGGCTTAACGCCCTGTCCCGAGGGgcttattattttagtcaaGGTTACATTGTATAGGGTCCTTTGGACGCTTTTCTCACACGGTTTGATTGTTTCTTAACTTGAGCGTGGGCTTTTGTACTCTCCGGGTATGCCCGGAGTACACTGCAAATATTCTTGGatgaatgaaacttacatttcacccaaaaaaaaaaaaaatagtgggCTGATCCAAAAGGAAgtaaaccaaaaattaaaaataattatgtggtGTATCCAACTAATAAATGTATGTAAAtgtgttattaaaaaatatattataataattgttaattaattatatgcatttgataataataattaattttattgacgattataactaatttatttagaacATCACATTGCGTTTTCATCCGTTCACAAACTAAAATCGTCACACGCGTTGTAGCGACTCCGGATATAAATAACAGTACTgcaaacaatttaaaaaaacaatgatGAGTCTTTGCAAGTGAACTCTAGACGCTTCTGGAACAAATACCAATTTTTCATGTTGTGATGACGTTTAAGCCCTCGCAGTTTACATTTTTGTTCTTCGCTCAAAATTGTTTCTTTGACTCCAAGATTCCGCGATTCGAACTGCTTATCGCTCGCAATTTTTCTCTGATTTTCTTCCCGTAACTCCAAGGTTTGATTCAATCGCTCCGTATGCGTGTCTGTCttctttttagtttcttttttttttcttcgtTTTGTGATTTGTTATTGCAAACCCTAGGCGCAGCTTTGTTGGTTGCAAATGGAATCTGATGATTTATTGTATctgtatttattttctttgtgttgCCAATGGGAAAAAAGCGTTATTGCTGTAAAATTCCTGATTGTTGGTTGCGCTGTATGCTAATGCGTGTTGTTGCTTGAATTTCTGAATGCCATTTTTTGAACTATTAGTTTCCTTTCGCATTTGGTTTTTGAGTCTGAAGTGTTCGGTTGTTGTTGCGCAATGATTTGTGGAATTTAATGTTTGTCGAATGC
The window above is part of the Sesamum indicum cultivar Zhongzhi No. 13 linkage group LG2, S_indicum_v1.0, whole genome shotgun sequence genome. Proteins encoded here:
- the LOC105178972 gene encoding uncharacterized protein LOC105178972 is translated as MATLQIHSRSISLPARLDPVVNPTSFDQVDLQKWQIPKTAVPVTSQGIQSGLLGLAELYNSVQELAQPRRDVKSIEESLSGSVELLDSCTAIRELFQMIRENVQALQSALRRKGLDSSVQSDISSYFCFRKKMNKSVAKTLKALKNLESRNRDSGNFNDVLREVAGVTVAIFRSILLFLSTPTSARSGGWSLVSRLMVAKPAAENGGVNEVGSVDFALSSLQGKLRSNGAKAVDVQKGLQNLEAVVEGFEGGLERVFRQLVQSRVTLLNILTDH
- the LOC105178015 gene encoding alcohol dehydrogenase-like 7, which gives rise to MDNSTTSGKPIRCRAAIARKAGEPLVIEEVIVAPPKAGEVRIKIICSSLCHSDITFLKLKDPPACFPRILGHESVGVVESVGDGVTAFVEGDTVVPIFLPDCAECRDCTSNKSNLCSTFPFKVSPWMHDGSSRFTDLKGETLYHFLFVSSFTEYTVVHTANVTKIDPVIPPSRACLLSCGVSTGVGAAWRSANVEAGSTVAIFGLGSIGLAVAEGARLCGATKIIGIDVNPEKYEIGKRFGVTDFVDTRSCGERRLSEIINEMTGGGADYCFECVGKASLVEEAYACCRKGWGKTVVLGVDKPGAQLTLSSFEVLHTGKALLGSLFGGLKPKSDIPILIKRYIDQELELDKFVTHEVSLDDINKAIDLLLEGKSLRCVIWMDK